The genomic DNA CAGCAGGACGGCGCAGTAGTCCTCGCCGTCGCGCACGCCGCGGCCCATGCCCTGCTCGATCCGCTGGACCTCGCGGGCCAGACGGACCGTGCTGTCGGCCAACGCGACAGCCTCGCGCCGCTCCACCCCGTCCAGGGGCCGCGGGATCTGATCGAGAATCAGCAGACGGCAGGCGTCGGCCGGGAGGTTGACGCCGTCGTACTTGTTGACCAGTACCACCAGGCCCACATGGCCGGCCTGGAGATCCTTCACGCCCGCTTCGAGGTCCCCGACCCGCCAGATGTGGTGGGCGTAGGGCCGCCAGTTCGCGGCGGCCCGGTCGCTGGGCACCAGCACGACCACGTTGACCGGCTCGGTCTCGGCGATGCCGTCGCCGTCCTGGTCCCCGTCGGCGAACTGGCGGGCCAGCACGCGGACGGCCTCGTCATCCAGGTTCGGGTTGAGCGCCACCGGGGCCAGGATCATCCGCTCACCGAGGTCGGCGGCGCTGCCCGGGGTGACGGGCTTCGTGACGAGGACCGGGTCGGCACCGAAGTCGGTGACCAGGGCGCTGTCGTCGGCGAGCGTCGCGGTCAGGTAGACCCGGCGGCGGGCGCGCACGAACGACGGGATGCGGTCAATCGGCGGGCACGAGGGCCTGATCTCGACCGCCGCCGACGTTGCCGTCGCGGTGGACAGGTGCAGCACCTCCGCGAGCAGCGGCCAGACGAACTCGAAGACCCGCTCCGTGCGGTGCGGGCGCAGGATCTTCAGCACCTCGTCGCGCTTGTCGGCCCACGCCCAGAACGGGATCGGCGCCAACGCGGTGGGGTCCTTGTCCTCCAGAGCCGACCAGGCGTTCGCCGACTGGTGGTGCAGGTCCTGCGCGAACAGCTGCAGCAGCTTGTCGTACGCCTCGTGCCCGGCGGGCACCCGCAGCCGGAACTGGTCCTCGGTCCGCGCCAGCGCGGCGTGCGCGTCGTCGACGACGACGACGCCCAGATCGAGCGGCTCCTTGCCGTCCCCGACGACACCGAAGGCCGACCTGCCGTTGAGCAGCTTCTGGTAGTTCGTCACCAGCACGGCCTGCGCGTTGAGGAACGCCTGCTCGTACGGATCGTCCGTGGTGGCGATGTTGAGCCTGGCGGCCTCCTCGCGGACCTGCTTGACGAGGTAGTTGTCCGGGGTCAGGTAGACGGCCTTGCCGATGCCCTCGTTCAGGGTGCTCTGCGCGATCAGCAGGCCGACGGCCGTCTTGCCCCCGCCGGTGTTCTGCTTGATCACCACATCGCGTTCACCGCGCCGCTCGAACCACTTGTCCAGCACCTCGCCCTGCTCATGCCGCAGGTACGGCCACGGCCGGCTGGCCAGCCCCGCGTAGATGTCCCGGGGCCGCAGCAGCGCCTCGCTGTCTCCCGTACCGATCCGATCCCAATCCAGCGCCACCGCGCCGTCCTCCTTCATCTGGCCAGGCGGCGTCCCGCCGCCTGCGCTCTTCCGATTTCTCAGGACCGCCGCACACCCGGCGACGGCCTCGCTCCGCACCGGCGTCCCCAGACCTTGGTGCGGCCCTGCCACGGGCCGGCTCCCACGCCCACCGGCGGGGTGCCTTCCCGGCTGCCTGGAAGCGGCGGCCGGGAAGGCAACCGTTCACGGACCGGGCCCGGTTTGTCAGGCCGGTGGCGCCGACCGGTCACCGGTGTCGTCCCCGGCAGGCCGGGGACGGACGATCCGCGACGCGGGCCGGGAGGTGACCCGGGCGAGCCACTGCTCCTGAGTGACCACGGGCCACGTACGCGGGCCCATGCGGCCGCGCAGCCCGATCAGGTCGGCGGCCCGGCCCTCGGCGGCCTCGACCGCCTTCGCAGGGCTGAACGGATCGGCCTCCACGACGAACACCCCCGCGTAGACGCGGGCGCGCTCGGGATGACGGAAGTGATCCCGCAGCCGGGCACCGACTCCGCCGTCGCGGTGCGCCTTGCCCAGCCACCGCAGCCGCCCGTCGGCGTCGACCGCCAGGTACAGCCCGGCCAGCACCTCGTCCAGCACCGCGACGCTCTCCTGACGGTGCCGCGGCACCAGGCTGTACGGGGCGGGCCAGGTGCCGCACCTCAGCGGGCCCAGCGCCGTCCACGCCTGCCGCAGCACCCGTATGTCCACCAGCGGTCCGGCGACCGGTTCCGCGCAGCAGTCGGCGTTCACAGCGACGTCACCGCCACGGTGGCCGAATCCAGCAGCTCGACGATCTGCGCGCACTGCTTCTTGATCTCGCGGATGTCCTTCACGTACAGCTTCTGCACCTCGGCGGGCTCCTCCTCGGTGCCGGCCTCCTCACGGGCGCGCACGGCGTCCTCGACGGTCGTCAGGAGCAGGCGGACCTGTTCGGCGGCGGTGGCGACGCTGTCCTTGCCGCTGTCCACCAGGAAGGTCAGTTCCGCGCGCAGGCGGGTCATGCGGGTGAGCGCGTCCTCCGGGATCTCCTCCTCGACCTCGACGGTCGTCGTGCCGCTCGCCTCGCCCTCGACGCCGGAAGTGTCGTCC from Streptomyces sp. NBC_01478 includes the following:
- a CDS encoding DEAD/DEAH box helicase family protein is translated as MALDWDRIGTGDSEALLRPRDIYAGLASRPWPYLRHEQGEVLDKWFERRGERDVVIKQNTGGGKTAVGLLIAQSTLNEGIGKAVYLTPDNYLVKQVREEAARLNIATTDDPYEQAFLNAQAVLVTNYQKLLNGRSAFGVVGDGKEPLDLGVVVVDDAHAALARTEDQFRLRVPAGHEAYDKLLQLFAQDLHHQSANAWSALEDKDPTALAPIPFWAWADKRDEVLKILRPHRTERVFEFVWPLLAEVLHLSTATATSAAVEIRPSCPPIDRIPSFVRARRRVYLTATLADDSALVTDFGADPVLVTKPVTPGSAADLGERMILAPVALNPNLDDEAVRVLARQFADGDQDGDGIAETEPVNVVVLVPSDRAAANWRPYAHHIWRVGDLEAGVKDLQAGHVGLVVLVNKYDGVNLPADACRLLILDQIPRPLDGVERREAVALADSTVRLAREVQRIEQGMGRGVRDGEDYCAVLLLGAKLATAIHDARHLALFSPATQAQLKLSRDIAGQIKGEGLDAVRQALRACLGRVPQWRERSRRALAEVRYAEHGTVRDEAVALREAFDLAATGRAPAAAERVQKAVNDLGDGDMALRGWLREQKAAYLHLTDPVAAQQALAGALNDNPFVLRPVNGGAPVQLKAAAVQSRAAAEFLAARYRDGVGLRLGVQALFEDVVWGEEERSDDAERAWQQLGLHLGFASTRPEKLYGTGPDNLWALSAARQAVVELKTGCTTDTIAKKDMDQLGGSVRWLNDHNAEVEAVAVMLHPSRVRDAKATAVPGMRVITPALFEKLKEAVTAYAAALASSPDRWADEQAVREQLTHHKLTGDRFFAAYSESLRA